One stretch of Syntrophales bacterium DNA includes these proteins:
- a CDS encoding type II toxin-antitoxin system HicB family antitoxin, translating to MLLNYTAKYSKIASGYMGQLVEWPEVVTEGKDIEECRMMVRDALNEMLLAYKQQRKEIPIGGALIEQVPVEVPDVYQTT from the coding sequence ATGTTACTGAATTATACTGCAAAATATTCCAAAATTGCTTCTGGCTATATGGGCCAGTTAGTTGAATGGCCGGAAGTCGTAACTGAAGGCAAAGACATAGAAGAGTGCCGCATGATGGTAAGAGATGCCCTTAATGAAATGCTCCTGGCTTATAAACAACAGCGGAAGGAAATACCGATAGGAGGGGCCCTGATTGAGCAAGTTCCAGTAGAGGTTCCGGATGTCTATCAAACGACGTGA